In Plasmodium falciparum 3D7 genome assembly, chromosome: 13, the following are encoded in one genomic region:
- a CDS encoding dihydrolipoyllysine-residue succinyltransferase component of 2-oxoglutarate dehydrogenase complex — MTKNLVFRLNKSLLHHVKSFNRTFLNHKYNSNANIEGSLKRYFSIETIKVPRLGDSITEGTINEWKKKVGDYVKADETITIIDTDKVSVDINSKVSGGLSKIFADVGDVVLVDAPLCEIDTSVEPPEDICKTKEEVGESKNNENNYTFNQLNRDIKDEAHIKDEVSKNEKDIFVKDPICFGNDYESINERTERRVRMLPIRKRIAERLKESQNTCALLTTFNECDMSKAMLLRSELNDIFQKKYSCKLGFVSLFMYASTLALKKMPNVNAYIENDEIVYKNYIDISVAVATPNGLTVPVIRNCQNKNLPQLELALSDLATKARSNKLSIDDFSGGTFTISNGGVFGSMLSTPIINMPQSAILGMHTIKNRPVVVNNEIVIRPIMYLALTYDHRLLDGREAVQFLCAIRDYIENPNLMLIDC; from the exons ATGACAAAGAATCTTGTATTTCgattaaat aaaTCCTTATTACATCATGTCAAAAGTTTTAATAGAACATTTTTAAACCATAAGTATAATTCAAATGCAAATATTGAAGGATCACTTAAGAGATATTTTTCCATAG AAACCATTAAAGTACCTAGACTTGGTGATTCAATCACAGAAGGTACAATAAAtgaatggaaaaaaaaagtggGAGATTATGTTAAGGCGGATGAAACGATAACAATTATCGATACAGATAAAGTTAGTGTTGATATAAATTCTAAAGTAAGTGGAGGGTTATCCAAAATTTTTGCGGATGTAGGAGATGTTGTTTTGGTAGATGCACCTTTATGTGAAATTGATACATCTGTAGAACCACCTGAAGATATTTGTAAAACTAAAGAGGAAGTAGGagaaagtaaaaataatgaaaataattatacatttaaTCAATTAAATAGAGATATTAAAGATGAAGCACATATAAAAGATGAAGTtagtaaaaatgaaaaagatatttttgtaaaagaTCCTATATGTTTTGGAAATGATTATGAATCAATAAATGAAAGAACAGAAAGAAGAGTCCGTATGTTACctataagaaaaagaattgCAGAACGATTAAAGGAATCACAAAATACATGTGCTTTATTAACAACATTTAATGAATGTGATATGTCAAAGGCAATGTTATTAAGAAGTgaattaaatgatatatttcaaaaaaaatattcatgtaAATTAGGATttgtatcattatttatgtatgcaTCAACATTggctttaaaaaaaatgccAAATGTAAATGcatatatagaaaatgatgaaattgtatataaaaattatatagatatatctGTAGCAGTAGCTACACCAAATGGCTTAACCGTTCCAGTTATAAGAAATtgtcaaaataaaaatttaccaCAATTAGAATTAGCTTTATCTGATTTAGCTACAAAAGCACGATCAAATAAATTATCGATTGATGATTTTAGTGGTGGTACATTTACAATATCTAATGGAGGTGTTTTTGGTAGTATGTTAAGTACTCCTATTATTAATATGCCACAGTCAGCTATTCTAGGAATGcatacaataaaaaatagaCCAGTAGTTGTCAATAATGAAATTGTTATTAGACCAATTATGTACCTTGCCCTTACATATGATCATAGATTATTAGACGGAAGAGAAGCCGTACAATTTTTATGTGCAATAAGAGATTATATAGAAAACCCTAATCTAATGTTAATTGATTGTTAA
- a CDS encoding RNA-binding protein, putative produces MSDNNATDILFVGGIDETIDEKSLYDIFSSFGDIRNIEVPLNMTTKKNRGFAFVEYVEVDDAKHALYNMNNFELNGKRIHVNYSKTKKADHYKPIWLDEMYNQEKMKELEEDEENLNDDSLKGDS; encoded by the exons atgAGTGATAATAATGCAACAGATATTTTGTTTGTTGGAGGCATTGATGAAACGATAGACGAAAAAAGTTTGtatgatattttttcatcttttggTGATATAAGGAATATTGAAGTACCATTAAATATGACTACAA aaaaaaataggGGTTTTGCTTTTGTGGAATATGTAGAAGTCGATGATGCAAAACACGCACTAtacaatatgaataattttgaATTGAATGGAAAAAGGATTCATGTCAATTATTCCAAGACCAAAAAAGCTGATCATTATAAGCCAA ttTGGCTTGACGAAATGTATAATCAAGAAAAGATGAAGGAACTGGAAGAGGACGAGGAAAATTTAAAT gATGATTCTTTAAAAGGGGACAGCTGA